The following coding sequences lie in one Trichoderma breve strain T069 chromosome 1, whole genome shotgun sequence genomic window:
- a CDS encoding glycosyl hydrolase family 1 domain-containing protein codes for MLAALLLFVAGAFGQQVYLHTHGPNIQACKATPTHQAFGKTPKYEYSQFKYTNTETVRTASPVPTFSAVSQYAPHYSQVKHLLPSLSTTSWGNWYAHPSKAPIHDQKDPYGHFAYSQLWENAGVPNFTSRGLYSTTVRPTPVPTSELVLPPPLLFESSDCYPVPHDFILGVAGSAAQIEGAIADEGRAPAIPEMFTFLPPGVAATLGITNLSPNYVTDENYYLYKQDIERLASIGVRYYSFSIAWSRILPFVFPNSPVNSQALAHYDDLINFAISKGITPVATLHHFDTPLQFFGDNQTEILTNSNTRCYLGTTNLGFQHERFEDAFVNYGKIVMSHFADRVPFWFTFNEPQVGTVNGKSIDHVIKAHAKLYHFYKDELRGTGKISMKMEIPPGVPLDPSQKSHVAAAAHFNDLQLGPFLYPLALGEDYPAAYKMTVQDYVPLSKADLCNLKGTLDFIAMDVYTAPIIFPVTNNIAACAANNKTSNALYPNCVGVTETTSNGWLIGQPSNSIQMYTTPTYLRTQISYLWNTFRAPVMITEFGHSTNGTANPPQLNAIQYDTVRSEFYISFLREMLKAIWEDHVHVLGAFMWSFVDNWEWGSFDSQFGLQYVNRTTQQRTYKRSFFDIVDYIESRRSQPPRY; via the exons ATGCTGGCGGCGCTGCTACTTTTCGTCGCCGGCGCGTTTGGCCAACAAGTCTACCTTCATACACACGGCCCCAACATCCAAGCTTGCAAGGCAACTCCCACGCACCAAGCTTTCGGCAAGACTCCAAAATATGAATATTCTCAGTTTAAATATACCAATACGGAAACCGTCCGCACGGCATCACCAGTACCAACATTCAGCGCTGTCTCTCAGTACGCTCCGCACTATTCCCAAGTAAAGCACTTGCTTCCGAGCTTGTCAACGACGTCGTGGGGTAATTGGTATGCTCATCCATCCAAGGCGCCCATTCATGACCAAAAAGATCCATATGGTCATTTTGCCTACTCGCAACTTTGGGAAAATGCCGGTGTGCCAAACTTCACTTCGAGAGGACTCTACTCGACTACTGTGCGTCCAACGCCGGTGCCCACTTCGGAGCTTGTCCTTCCACCGCCGTTGCTGTTTGAATCATCGGATTGCTACCCAGTTCCCCATGATTTCATTCTCGGAGTTGCTGGCTCTGCAGCACAGATTGAGGGTGCCATTGCGGATGAGGGCAGGGCACCGGCTATCCCAGAGATGTTTACCTTCCTCCCACCGGGGGTAGCCGCCACGTTGGGTATTACCAACTTATCGCCAAACTACGTTACAGATGAGAATTATTATCTCTACAAGCAAGATATTGAGCGTCTTGCTAGCATCGGAGTTCGATACTACTCTTTCAGTATTGCATGGTCTCGCATACTGCCATTTGTCTTTCCCAACTCTCCTGTCAACTCTCAAGCACTAGCGCACTATGACGACCTGATCAACTTTGCTATTTCCAAAGGCATCACTCCTGTTGCGACTCTTCATCACTTTGACACTCCGTTGCAGTTTTTTGGAGATAATCAGACGGAAATACTTACTAATTCCAACACGCGTTGCTATCTTGGGACAACGAATCTCGGCTTTCAGCACGAGCGCTTTGAAGATGCTTTTGTAAATTATGGCAAAATTGTCATGAGCCACTTTGCTGATCGAGTGCCCTTCTGGTTCACCTTTAACGAACCTCAGGTAGGAACAGTCAATGGGAAGAGTATCGATCACGTTATCAAGGCTCATGCCAAGTTGTATCATTTTTACAAAGACGAACTACGCGGCACTGGCAAGATAtccatgaagatggaaattcCACCGGGCGTCCCCCTTGACCCTTCACAAAAGTCCCAtgttgctgcagctgcacaCTTTAACGATCTTCAGTTGGGACCTTTTCTCTATCCCCTGGCTCTTGGAGAAGACTATCCTGCTGCGTATAAGATGACGGTTCAAGATTATGTGCCGTTGAGCAAAGCCGATCTATGCAATCTCAAAGGAACACTAG ACTTTATCGCAATGGACGTTTACACTGCACCTATCATTTTCCCTGTTACCAACAACATTGCTGCCTGCGCCGCAAATAACAAAACTAGCAACGCACTCTACCCAAATTGCGTCGGTGTTACTGAAACAACTTCAAATGGCTGGTTGATTGGCCAGCCTAGTAATAGTATACAGATGTATACCACACCAACTTACTTACGCACTCAAATCTCATATCTATGGAACACATTCCGTGCTCCAGTCATGATAACGGAATTTGGACACTCCACAAACGGTACAGCAAATCCGCCACAACTCAACGCTATTCAATACGACACCGTGCGTTCTGAGTTCTATATATCGTTTTTGagggagatgctcaaggctATTTGGGAAGACCATGTTCACGTTCTTGGAGCGTTTATGTGGAGCTTTGTTGACAATTGGGAATGGGGTAGCTTTGACTCTCAATTTGGGCTGCAATACGTTAATCGCACTACGCAACAAAGGACATATAAACGCAGCTTTTTCGATATTGTAGATTATATAGAGAGTCGGAGATCTCAGCCACCTCGGTATTAA
- a CDS encoding GMC oxidoreductase domain-containing protein, whose protein sequence is MSVQDLESKSYDFVIIGGGTAGLVLASRLTENPQTNVLVLEAGASKLDDPKINIPALFTQLYEDPEYDWCFKSTPQQALNNRIIAQPRGKVLGGTSAINFLMASHGTASEFQHWEELGNPGWNWESMLQYYRKSESFNPPTEDLYGSDGPVQLTMPIGTGASDASWQPTLQALGIPSDTDPRVPGSLGGWPLLKYTDSTGKRSYAASAYYASIAGRPNLTVLTSAYVTKMLLDAPEKSGGSAKVAGVSFILDKVEHVVRATKGTILAGGSYMSPKLLELSGIGSSSLLQKLGIDVVVDNAAVGENLQDHPMVPLIIEAQDGVMGAESFRQPEVLQWALNEWMSGRGGPLSSGINGTSFLSTQSIARHIGQAPDFMQSIGTNRDDEHSPFLRKLLSSDSEADIQISFAPAGFDPYKGGEALSRLFTHPDPGNYLGSVAVLTHPFSRGSVHVTSSDPQIAPSIDPNYLDHPVDFELLVQDYVRDREDGSGKKIQDSFKIPTRIDRGIAEKLVREATIPSWHPVGTCAMLPREKGGVVNPQLKVYGVDKLRVVDASIMPVLVRGNIATAVYAIAEKAADIIKEEYNL, encoded by the exons ATGTCTGTTCAAGATCTTGAATCCAAGTCGTATGACTTCGTCATCATTGGCGGCGGAACTGCTGGCCTCGTTTTGGCATCACGCCTGACGGAGAATCCCCAAACGAATGTGTTGGTGCTTGAAGCTGGAGCTTCAAAATTAGAT GATCCTAAAATCAACATACCGGCTCTGTTTACCCAATTATATGAAGA CCCAGAGTATGATTGGTGTTTTAAATCTACTCCTCAGCAGGCACTGAACAACCGTATTATCGCTCAACCGCGTGGTAAAGTGCTCGGAGGTACCTCCGCCATTAATTTTCTAATGGCTTCGCATGGGACCGCAAGCGAGTTCCAGCATTGGGAGGAGCTTGGGAACCCAGGCTGGAACTGGGAATCCATGCTTCAATATTATCGCAAGTCAGAGTCTTTTAATCCTCCAACAGAAGA CCTATACGGCTCTGATGGCCCGGTCCAGCTCACCATGCCCATTGGTACCGGAGCTTCTGATGCTTCGTGGCAGCCAACACTACAGGCTCTTGGCATTCCATCAGACACTGATCCCAGAGTGCCAGGCAGTCTGGGAGGCTGGCCATTGCTGAAGTACACTGATTCGACGGGGAAGAGGAGTTATGCAGCGTCGGCCTACTATGCTTCGATAGCTGGACGACCGAATCTTACTGTACTGACGAGCGCATATGTTACCAAGATGCTCCTCGATGCACCAGAAAAGTCTGGGGGCTCAGCAAAGGTTGCGGGTGTGTCTTTTATCCTCGACAAAGTCGAGCACGTCGTTCGCGCTACCAAAGGAACGATTCTTGCCGGTGGCTCATATATGAGCCCTAAGCTGCTGGAATTATCTGGCATTGGATCTTCTAGTCTGCTCCAGAAGCTTGGTATAGATGTTGTAGTCGATAATGCCGCTGTAGGAGAGAATTTACAA GATCATCCTATGGTACCATTAATCATCGAGGCCCAGGACGGCGTAATGGGTGCTGAATCATTCCGGCAACCGGAAGTTTTACAGTGGGCATTGAACGAATGGATGTCTGGCCGTGGTGGTCCTCTGTCTTCGGGGATCAATGGCACGTCGTTCTTGTCAACGCAAAGCATTGCCCGGCATATCGGACAAGCGCCTGATTTCATGCAGAGTATTGGCACGAACCGCGATGATGAGCATTCTCCATTTTTGCGGAAGCTTCTCTCGAGCGACAGTGAGGCCGACATACAGATCAGCTTCGCCCCTGCTGGCTTCGATCCGTACAAAGGTGGAGAGGCTCTCTCACGACTATTCACGCACCCTGATCCAGGAAATTACCTTGGTTCAGTCGCTGTATTGACCCACCCATTTTCGCGAGGCTCTGTACATGTCACCTCATCCGATCCCCAGATTGCGCCGTCCATCGATCCCAATTACCTTGATCACCCGGTGGACTTTGAACTACTGGTACAAG ACTACGTCCGTgatcgagaagatggaagcggAAAAAAGATTCAGGATAGCTTCAAGATACCGACAAGGATTGATCGAGGTATTGCTGAGAAGCTTGTGAGAGAAGCAACTATTCCGTCGTGGCATCCTGTCGGTACATGCGCCATGTTGCCTCGGGAAAAGGGAGGAGTGGTTAACCCGCAGCTGAAAGTATATGGGGTGGACAAGCTGAGGGTTGTTGATGCGAGCATCATGCCTGTTCTAGTTCGGGGCAATATTGCGACCGCAGTATATGCCATTGCAGAAAAGGCTGCGGATATTATTAAAGAAGAGTACAATCTATGA
- a CDS encoding short chain dehydrogenase domain-containing protein: MADAASQAAANPDRFVYHQLFTPTFHHDVYPTIDPKNPSLTQEGRIILITGASGPIASEHARFFAQAGAKAIIISARRLEILEALKKEIESSYPNTEVVPIGCDLTSESDVANLFETTISRFGTVDVVIACAASRSQMKKIGETDITGWWNDFETNVKGLYLLARHAANVKPEGTITFINVTSSMAIETIPTRSNYGITKSAGCKLIEYLHAEHPNVRAFNLHPGIVPNGVVFGMLAGANVDTRAEFLRGRFISANWTIDDLEAKKEEIVKQNLLTTYIRAKFGPGGHFAQ, encoded by the exons atggcagatgcagcaagcCAAGCAGCCGCAAATCCGGATAGATTTGTCTACCATCAGCTATTCACTCCCACATTCCACCATGATGTGTATCCGACAATTGACCCTAAGAATCCTAGCCTAACACAAGAAGGACGCATCATTTTGATCACAGGCGCCAGTGGCCCAATTGCATCT GAACATGCACGATTTTTTGCTCAAGCAGGAGCAAAAGCTATTATCATTAGTGCTCGACGTCTGGAAATATTGGAAGcactgaagaaggagatcGAAAGCTCTTATCCTAATACCGAAGTTGTGCCTATTGGGTGTGACTTGACTTCCGAGAGCGATGTTGCCAATCTCTTTGAGACGACCATATCCAGGTTTGGTACAGTTGATGTGGTCATTGCCTGTGCAGCCTCTCGTtcgcagatgaagaagattggagaGACGGATATTACGGGGTGGTGGAACGATTTT GAAACTAACGTCAAGGGCCTCTATCTGTTGGCCCGGCATGCTGCAAATGTGAAACCGGAGGGGACTATCACCTTCATTAATGTCACAAGCAGCATGGCTATTGAGACAATTCCGACAAGGTCAAACTACGGAATTACCAAATCAGCAGGATGTAAACTCATAGAATATTTGCATGCAG AGCATCCAAATGTCCGGGCTTTCAATCTTCACCCTGGCATTGTCCCAAACGGTGTCGTATTTGGAATGCTTGCAGGAGCAAATGTAGATACAC GTGCCGAGTTCCTGCGGGGAAGATTTATCTCTGCCAACTGGACAATAGACGATTTGGAGGCtaagaaggaagaaattgTGAAGCAAAACCTGCTTACCACGTATATCAGAGCAAAGTTTGGGCCCGGAGGTCATTTTGCCCAGTAG
- a CDS encoding trypsin domain-containing protein — MAPVLAIASVLAALPALTMGAAITPRGSDIVGGTTASLGEFPYIVSLSTGGSHFCGGVLIDSRTVVTAGHCTIDQRASSVKVRAGTLTWASGGTQVGVSSLTLHPSYTVDSQGVPDNDVGVWHLATAIPTSSTIGYATLPASGSDPAAGTTLTVAGWGTTSENSNSLPSTLRKVSVPVVARATCDNDYDGEISNNMFCAAVAAGGKDSCSGDSGGPIVDPSGTLVGVVSWGQGCAERGFPGVYTRLGNYVSFINSNRG, encoded by the exons ATGGCTCCCGTTCTCGCCATCGCCTCCGTGCTTGCAGCACTCCCTGCTCTCACCATGGGAGCTGCCATCACTCCTCGTGGCAGTGATATCGTCGGAGGAACCACTGCCTCTCTCGGCGAGTTCCCTTACATCGTCAGTCTGTCCACTGGTGGTTCGCACTTCTGCGGTGGTGTCCTGATCGACTCCCGCACCGTTGTCACCGCTGGCCACTGCACCATTGACCAGAGGGCCTCCTCTGTCAAGGTCCGCGCTGGAACTCTT ACCTGGGCTTCCGGTGGCACCCAGGTTGGTGTTTCATCTCTCACCCTTCACCCCAGCTACACCGTCGACAGCCAGGGTGTTCCCGACAACGATGTTGGTGTTTGGCACTTGGCCACTGCCATCCCTACCAGCTCTACCATCGGCTATGCTACTCTGCCTGCTTCTGGCTCAGACCCTGCTGCCGGAACTACCCTTACCGTCGCTGGCTG GGGAACTACTTCCGAGAACTCCAACTCTCTCCCCTCCACCCTGAGGAAGGTTTCCGTCCCCGTTGTTGCCCGCGCCACTTGCGACAACGACTATGATGGAGAGATCAGCAACAACATGTTCTGCGCTGCTGTCGCCGCTGGTGGCAAGGACTCCTGCTCTGGAGACAGCGGTGGCCCCATTGTTGACCCCAGCGGAACCCTGGTCGGTGTTGTTTCTTGGGGTCAGGGATGTGCTGAGCGTGGATTCCCTGGTGTTTACACCCGCCTGGGCAACTACgtcagcttcatcaacagcaaccgTGGTTAA
- a CDS encoding acetyltransferase (GNAT) family domain-containing protein, which produces MAFSFSTTVQGPSGPLNVVFSEGTPEQHLACCEVIVASYAPSFPASAIAEQEEYLSQHPLTLNQGTRFWCISLDDDTRSVLALCKTIRRRFLVKDSESMREESGYCISTVATHPQYRRLGLATLLIEQVAKWLDGPGDAAASMLYTSVGDFYVRSGWQMIPSIISNITNISDDSQLGDRAGLPSTRLLANEEIPALCERDVADLKANFEKTAVGPDGVHVAVIPSAEMVSWLFEWGDFLNTKLRGGEPPFVHGAICEAADTWIYWHYGFKHLAISRVRTPPGVEASPEVLASLLLDALEEARKWKYPKVIVWEPSAELISAMDLISKTAGVEVETVARPNSITSLRWKISDETKKTTLHLNEVYASC; this is translated from the exons ATGGCATTCTCTTTTTCGACTACCGTCCAAGGACCAAGCGGCCCTCTGAATGTTGTCTTTAGTGAAGGAACTCCCGAGCAACACCTTGCATGTTGCGAGGTTATCGTTGCCTCTTATGCGCCGTCCTTCCCAGCCTCCGCTATCGCGGAACAGGAAGAATATCTATCGCAGCACCCGCTAACCCTCAACCAAGGCACCCGATTTTGGTGCATATCTCTAGATGACGATACAAGATCCGTTCTCGCATTGTGCAAGACGATACGTCGGCGGTTCCTTGTGAAGGATAGCGAGTCGATGCGTGAAGAGAGCGGCTACTGCATCAGCACCGTTGCTACCCATCCTCAATATAGACGGCTAGGACTTGCGACGCTACTCATCGAACAAGTTGCTAAATGGTTAGATGGACCAGGTGATGCGGCAGCAAGCATGCTGTATACCAGTGTGGGCGAC TTTTATGTCCGTTCCGGATGGCAGATGATACCCTCAATCATATCAAACATAACAAATATCTCTGATGATTCTCAGCTGGGAGATCGCGCAGGCCTCCCCAGTACCCGTCTCCTAGCAAACGAGGAGATCCCAGCACTGTGCGAGCGCGACGTGGCAGACTTGAAGGCAAACTTCGAGAAGACGGCAGTCGGACCAGATGGGGTGCACGTCGCTGTGATTCCATCGGCTGAGATGGTCTCGTGGTTGTTCGAATGGGGCGATTttctcaacaccaagctccGTGGTGGTGAACCGCCATTTGTGCATGGCGCAATCTGCGAAGCTGCCGACACTTGGATATACTGGCATTATGGCTTCAAACATTTAGCAATATCAAGAGTACGAACTCCTCCGGGTGTTGAGGCTTCTCCCGAAGTACTGGCCAGTTTGCTGCTCGATGCTTTGGAAGAAGCCCGCAAGTGGAAGTACCCCAAAGTTATCGTCTGGGAACCGAGTGCTGAATTGATCAGTGCAATGGACCTAATTTCGAAGACGGCTGGAGTCGAGGTGGAGACAGTGGCGAGGCCAAACAGTATTACTTCGCTAAGATGGAAGATTTCAGacgagaccaagaagactACTCTTCATTTGAACGAAGTCTACGCCTCATGTTGA
- a CDS encoding fungal zn(2)-Cys(6) binuclear cluster domain-containing protein produces the protein MSLATTPGEAHMPFRRSCDRCHDQKVRCMRPQESNHPISDSEPCVRCKRSGSICIFSPQQKPGRPPLGSDTRETTSSAMYSRKRPRQSLGSVDLPQSPPPTCPSSVTSLPDSAPIVGSLDLGSTLFSPFTTVDELGDGSYDADFLMSIPTMSTTDSLSSQKHNKPVCERNTTNPIVDMIERDTEELGNLCLQVCHATRALSSSYPTSLAVSSPSLNEIFASTEALVSIIHRNTSSGSNSNKDDPFSNADPAGFSHQPDWDEFNWLQGPPHNQWALPPQVSPTLNRAPDTGVVLMILACHQRLLVTLGGILFYISRHLRQQKPRGLPIGTSPFIEMPTTQAVIIVNLVSHQLDRLDRAVGLLAKDSETIKRQSASAAQTIATGALSPLSPEQFHSPQSVSVTEEQSSQSKPKTAANDGDKRGISPSIDSSSSGSHKAITSAIDMMKYRQEQLQNQMKVVKQQIMTFDSI, from the coding sequence ATGTCACTCGCAACTACTCCTGGAGAGGCTCATATGCCATTCCGCCGGTCGTGTGATAGGTGTCACGATCAAAAAGTCCGTTGCATGAGACCGCAGGAGTCTAACCACCCCATTTCCGACTCTGAACCGTGTGTGCGGTGCAAGAGATCCGGCTCCATATGCATCTTCAGTCCTCAGCAAAAGCCCGGCCGGCCGCCTCTCGGAAGCGACACCCGCGAGACAACATCATCTGCCATGTATTCACGAAAGAGACCGAGACAATCACTAGGTTCGGTGGACCTGccgcaatctcctcctccgacATGCCCGTCTTCCGTGACCTCGTTGCCCGATTCGGCACCAATAGTGGGCTCGCTAGACTTAGGTTCAACGTTATTTTCACCTTTTACGACTGTTGACGAATTGGGCGATGGCTCCTACGACGCAGACTTTTTAATGTCAATTCCGACAATGTCAACAACCGATTCCCTGTCGTCACAAAAGCACAACAAACCTGTCTGTGAACGAAACACTACGAATCCCATCGTGGATATGATCGAGAGAGATACGGAAGAGCTGGGTAACCTTTGCCTCCAAGTCTGTCACGCAACAAGGGCGCTGTCTTCGTCTTATCCGACATCACTCGCTgtctcttcaccatctctCAACGAAATATTTGCTTCCACCGAGGCCCTAGTTAGCATTATTCATCGAAACACCAGCAGCGGCTCTAATAGCAATAAAGATGACCCTTTTTCGAATGCCGACCCTGCTGGTTTCAGTCATCAGCCAGATTGGGATGAGTTTAATTGGCTTCAAGGCCCACCACATAATCAATGGGCGTTACCACCACAAGTATCCCCAACACTCAACAGGGCCCCAGATACGGGTGTCGTACTAATGATCCTGGCCTGTCATCAGCGCCTTCTTGTTACCTTGGGTGGTATTTTGTTTTATATTTCGCGGCATCTGCGTCAGCAGAAACCCCGAGGGTTACCAATCGGAACCTCTCCCTTTATAGAAATGCCAACGACGCAGGCTGTCATCATCGTGAACCTGGTCAGTCACCAGCTCGACCGACTGGATCGAGCTGTTGGGCTTCTAGCCAAAGACAGCGAAACAATAAAGAGGCAGTCGGCTTCTGCAGCACAAACGATTGCGACAGGGGCTCTTTCACCTCTGTCTCCGGAGCAATTTCACTCTCCTCAGTCTGTCTCGGTTACTGAAGAGCAATCATCACAGAGCAAGCCGAAAACCGCAGCCAATGACGGTGACAAGCGCGGTATTAGCCCTAGCATCGACAGTTCGTCTAGCGGGTCTCATAAGGCAATTACTTCAGCGATAGATATGATGAAATATCGCCAAGAACAACTGCAAAATCAGATGAAGGTAGTGAAGCAGCAAATTATGACCTTTGACTCAATCTGA
- a CDS encoding alpha/beta hydrolase family domain-containing protein has protein sequence MQRIISSEFFNFEYLRVLGTAPFQGSEVGECLEAAYKIRSNDPESWFRAWSEAAATSEEIAETSLRTGDREAARWAFLRSSNYRRASEFLLHHNPNDSRLVTAISQSISNFRKACQLFDSPVYFLEIPYEDGVKLPAYLFMPTEASTLPGKIPIVISTGGFDSIQEELYYFTASGARTRGYATLSFEGPGQGIVVRRDKLHLRPDWEAVVGKVLDQLELVVHEHPERNLDMSRIAIAGASMGGYFALRGALDPRISACISIDGFYDLSVLTRARVSGPLMTAIEQQYIADGVFNALLSIVLALDFQKKWEMGHAILATGITSPAAAMRTWQNYSMALPEGKTRLSELKCPVLVTGTRDTMYVPWEAGPQRIYDELIRAHGSEKKHELWIPTGPGQGSLQAKVAALAALHTKSFGWLDDVFGIKREAITVHE, from the coding sequence ATGCAGCGAATAATCTCATCAGAATTCTTCAATTTTGAGTATCTCCGTGTCCTTGGTACCGCGCCTTTTCAAGGATCCGAGGTTGGCGAGTGCCTGGAAGCAGCGTACAAGATCCGAAGCAATGATCCCGAAAGCTGGTTTCGAGCGTGGTCCgaggcggcagcaacaagtGAAGAGATAGCAGAGACGTCACTTCGAACCGGAGATCGTGAAGCCGCTCGGTGGGCGTTCCTCCGCTCATCAAACTACCGGAGAGCCAGCGAGTTTCTCCTACATCATAACCCAAACGACTCCAGGCTGGTCACTGCAATCTCTCAATCTATCAGCAACTTCAGGAAAGCATGCCAGCTCTTTGACAGCCCAGTATACTTCCTCGAGATTCCCTATGAGGATGGTGTGAAGCTACCGGCCTATCTCTTCATGCCCACCGAGGCGTCTACCTTGCCAGGAAAAATTCCGATTGTCATCAGCACTGGGGGATTCGACTCTATTCAGGAAGAACTTTATTACTTTACTGCATCAGGCGCAAGGACTAGAGGATATGCAACACTATCGTTTGAGGGGCCTGGTCAAGGCATTGTGGTTCGCCGAGACAAGCTTCACCTGCGACCTGACTGGGAAGCCGTCGTCGGCAAAGTCCTAGATCAACTAGAGCTTGTCGTTCACGAACATCCAGAGCGAAATCTGGATATGTCTCGCATCGCTATTGCGGGAGCATCGATGGGAGGCTATTTCGCGTTGCGCGGAGCTCTGGATCCACGAATCTCAGCCTGCATCTCAATTGACGGATTCTACGACTTGTCTGTCCTAACAAGAGCGCGTGTTTCTGGCCCTCTGATGACTGCTATAGAGCAGCAATACATTGCGGATGGAGTCTTCAATGCGCTTCTCAGCATAGTCTTGGCACTTGACTTTCAGAAGAAGTGGGAAATGGGACACGCCATTTTGGCAACTGGAATCACATCgccagcggcggcaatgCGCACATGGCAGAACTACAGCATGGCACTACCAGAAGGCAAGACACGGTTGAGTGAGCTCAAGTGTCCAGTGTTAGTCACTGGCACTCGTGACACCATGTATGTCCCATGGGAAGCGGGACCGCAGCGCATCTACGACGAACTTATACGAGCTCATGGATCTGAGAAGAAGCACGAGCTTTGGATCCCAACCGGACCTGGCCAAGGTTCGCTGCAGGCAAAAgtggcggcgttggcggcTTTACATACAAAATCGTTTGGCTGGCTTGACGATGTATTTGGTATCAAAAGAGAGGCCATTACGGTGCACGAGTAA